A stretch of Candidatus Magasanikbacteria bacterium RIFOXYB2_FULL_38_10 DNA encodes these proteins:
- a CDS encoding type I glyceraldehyde-3-phosphate dehydrogenase, with product MNIAINGFGRIGRSAFKVGWGRKNFNIVGINDLTDTKTLAHLLQHDTAYHRWNHEVDFDEQNIIVDGVKVPVFASKDPTILPWKDLKVDVVIESTGKFTSEEGAKTHITAGAKKVIISAPAKGGVVPTYVVGVNEGNLKKEKAVIINNASCTTNSLAPIMSVLHEKFGVVKAMMSTVHGYTNEQNLQDAPHKDLRRARAATENIIPTTTGAAIAVTEVLPDLKGKFDGMALRVPVPVVSLSDITMVLSKKTTAEEINRVLTEASKTARYKGIIGVSDEPLVSSDFVGDTNSGIVDLLSTKVIDGDLAKVVIWYDNEFGYANRLIEITEKFGA from the coding sequence ATGAACATTGCAATCAATGGTTTTGGCCGTATTGGCCGCTCGGCTTTCAAAGTTGGCTGGGGGAGGAAAAATTTTAACATCGTCGGCATCAATGATTTAACAGACACCAAAACTTTGGCGCATCTTTTACAGCACGACACTGCTTATCACAGATGGAATCACGAAGTTGATTTTGATGAACAAAATATTATTGTTGACGGGGTGAAGGTACCGGTTTTTGCTTCTAAAGATCCCACCATCTTGCCCTGGAAAGATTTAAAAGTTGATGTGGTGATAGAAAGTACGGGTAAATTTACTAGTGAAGAGGGTGCTAAAACTCATATCACAGCCGGCGCTAAAAAAGTAATTATCAGCGCCCCGGCCAAAGGCGGGGTAGTGCCAACCTATGTTGTAGGTGTGAATGAGGGAAATTTAAAAAAAGAAAAAGCGGTTATCATTAACAATGCCTCTTGTACTACCAATTCTTTAGCTCCCATAATGTCCGTCTTGCATGAAAAATTTGGTGTGGTTAAGGCCATGATGAGTACTGTGCATGGTTATACCAATGAACAAAATTTACAAGATGCTCCGCACAAAGATTTACGTCGCGCCAGAGCCGCGACGGAAAATATTATTCCTACCACTACCGGCGCCGCTATTGCCGTTACGGAAGTTTTGCCAGATCTAAAAGGCAAGTTTGATGGCATGGCCTTGCGCGTGCCGGTGCCAGTGGTTTCTTTATCGGATATTACGATGGTCTTGTCTAAAAAAACCACTGCAGAAGAAATCAATAGAGTTTTAACAGAAGCTTCCAAAACAGCCCGTTACAAAGGAATTATTGGTGTCTCCGATGAACCTTTGGTGTCTTCCGATTTTGTTGGCGATACTAATTCGGGCATCGTGGATTTGTTATCTACCAAAGTAATTGATGGCGATTTGGCCAAGGTGGTGATTTGGTATGACAATGAATTTGGTTACGCTAATCGTTTAATTGAAATTACAGAAAAATTTGGCGCGTAA